A window of Balearica regulorum gibbericeps isolate bBalReg1 chromosome 19, bBalReg1.pri, whole genome shotgun sequence genomic DNA:
CCAGCAAAAGGAATTATCAAAGACTTTGACGGGACACGCGCGCGCCTGCTGCCGGAAGCAATGATGAATCCCCCTTCCACACCATACGTTGCACCTAGCACTTTAACCCACCCCCAGGCGCTTGCTCGCCAGCAGGCTCTCCAGCATGCACAGACTTTGCCGCACCCCCAGAGTATACCGCAGCCACAGACTTTGCAGCACCCTCAGGGTATACCACAGCCACAAAGCTTACCGCACCCTCAGGGGATACCGCAGCCGCAGACGCTGCCGCACCCTCAGAATATGCAGCAGCCGCAGGGCTTGCAGCATCCTCAGACCATGGCACACCAGACTCTGCAGCACCCCCCGAATCCTTTGCTGCAGCCGGGTTTACATGGAAGCAGAAAGATGCCGGATGCAGATGCGCCGCCGAATGTGACCGTGTCTACCTCAACCATTCCCCTCTCTATGGCTGCCACCCTGCAGCAGAACCAGCCACCGGACCTGAGCAGCATTGTGCACCAGATTAACCAGTTCTGCCAGGCCAGAGCTGGCATTAGCACTACCTCAGTCTGTGAGGGACAGATTGCAAACCCCAGCCCTATAAGTCGCAACCTGCTTATCAATGCAAGTACCAGGGTATCTACTCACAATGTCCCTACACCCATGCCTTCCTGTGTAGTAAACCCTGTAgatcatgctgctgctgctattccTCCTGCCTCTGTTAATGTGCCCATGGTGAATATTAACAGGGTGCCGCCCGCATACCAGAACGAAATCAAATCGGTTGCGTGGAACCAGCACCAGCTTGCGCATCTGCAGCAAATGtgtggggatgctgctgggccTGCTGGACTCGCAGGGAAGCACCCTCAGAGAGAGATCGCAGGGCAGAGTTTTCCTGGCAAAACTTCAAACTACCCTCAAGAACTGTGCATGGGCCAGTCGTTCAGCTTGAAGCCCCCCATCGAGAAGCCTACGCCTTCTCCACCTGTGAATGGGTTGCAGGGACCCTTGCCATATACCAATGGGCACTATTTCCAGCCCATCTGGAATAACATTCTGCCCACACCCAACAGTGACAGCTCTGGGTCCCAGGACCTCGCCATGCCTTTCCACGGGGGACAGCCAGCAGGAGCACCGCTAGATTGTGCAGGAGGAACTCATTACAGAGCTGGAGCTGGCCCATCCAGCCAGAATAATGTGATGCAGACCATGGATTACCTAAGCGGGGACTTCCAGCAGTCCTGCTTCAGAGATCAGAGCATGGCCGTGCTGGGGAAAGTCCATCGGCCTCCCATGAACCGAGCACCTGAACCAACCGATAGTCGAAATCTTCATATTCAACACCCAGGGTATAGATAGGCTGCAGTCACTTTCACAGACAAAAATTATAGGTTTagtcttaattttaattaataagcAAGGCATTTTTAACTTGCAAACTTGTGTGATCATTATAGTAACCATTGGAAGAAGACATACCGtatatttaaaagctttgcttACATGTTATCTATCTCCTTTATGCATCAAATATTTAACATgccttttgtttcaaagaatTTCATTACACTACGTCACGCCACAGCTGTTTCCTCACCGCAGAATCCCTTTCTTGCAGCTTTTGCCTTCTGCTTAGTAGCTACTTGCTGGACTGATGTTGAGTTGCTGCAGGGTTTCGCAGTTGCATCTGTTCGCCAGCTCCGTCAAGAGCGAGGTAGCGTAGCTGCTTAAATTTCCATCTCAATTTCCTCTGAAGATTAACAGCAACAGAATTTGTCAGGAAGCAGGGCTTATTTTCAACTCGAAAGCCCATTTCATTAATGCATTAAACATTGACCATTTGCACTGTCTAGAGGCctatttaattgaaaaagaagCCTACATTTGAAAAGAGCTAGCTAGGGGTATGTATTTAGGCATTAATATAGGAAGAAGCTTTTCAGCTGTCTCTTGCCGAGACGCCCGTGTTTGTCGTTTAGACTTTGTCCAAAGCCAAAAGTCTCTGGctgattgatttttatttttttttttaattttatttttttggcgGACAGGGTATGGAGGAGGGGGAATGGCAGTTTTGGGATGTAGGCAGCATAACTACCGTAGGTAACTGCCTTTTTTCTGCATCATATTTCCCTTCCCCGCTCCCCTTTCGCCAGCATAAGAGCTAACTTTGTCTGAACCCCTCGCTGCTAGGAGTCTGGCCGTCCTGATGTGAAGGGAATCCAGACCCACTGACAACTCCAAAAAGGGTTCAGCCGTTTCGCGGGTAGCTAGAATTAGTTTCAGGGCGAGGAGACGTAACTCAATCTCGTCTCCGGTGCAATGAGCGGGCGCGCGGGGCGGCGTGGTACGGCGCAGCCCCGTTCCGGCAACAGTACCGACGGGAGGCGGTTGATCTGAAGCGAAGCTCCGCTCACGAGCCACTGTGGGACCAATGGTCCTGTATTCCTCTCCGTCAAAACTCCACAGCAGATTTAATGGAACAATTCTCGTCCCTGGGAATCAGCAAAGCTATTTATATCATCCCTTTTTCCCAGGGTCTCGGTGCCTAACTCCTTCTGTTCCTTTCCCACGTCACTTCCAGCAGCTAGTCGAGTCAGCGGCCATAGGACACTAACAATTGGGTAACCTCAGCATCTCGTTCTCCTCGGTGTACCGAAACATACCTTTCCTTTCTAACAGCCGAATTTGTTGTAAGTAAAAAATCTGACATCTCTGTTAACGAGACTAATACTTGAACATAATGATCACAATCAagtttggaaattaaaaaaaaaaaaaaaatttaataataaaaaaaataaatgcattgatTCTTTATATGTACACTGGCTAAAAATATTGCTCTACACTGTAACTTTTAAGTGTAATATTTCTGTATGAATGTCGCCTGGTAGTGTGGGTTTGAGTAGCATTGTGTATGGGTGAACCCACTGGCCTCTGCCATCCACTGGCCTCCCTCACAGccctttgaaaaaacaaagcctTAAGTATTTGCTCCTTGAACTTTCCTTAACGAGCATGGTTTAAAATCTTAAGACATCatacaaaagttaaaaaagaaaaaaaataacaagttttGAAGTGACGTCATAGTTGGCTAGAGATTCTTAAAGTTTTTCGTAAatggaaaaattagaaaacacttatttgtatttttttaatttagacgTGTAGTCCTGGGCTGTAACAAATATTTAGGTTTCAAAGCTTAGCAGAGTATGTTTTCTGACTCCTTGCGTAAGTTAGTACACTTATATCATGtcattatttaaattcttttaagtGTACTATAAACCATTCTTTAGTGGTAACTCTTTAGCAAAGTTAAGCAATTTGACTAAAGACGGATTAAATTATGTGTTGGCTTGTGTTGccttatatttaaaaaggaaaaattgccTGATTGTGTTATGCCAAATGATAGCAACATGAAGTCCTAATTTATTGTTTATAATCGTATTCCTGCAGTCTTTGTGAAAACTGGTAAATATACATCTATGAAAGAACTAAAATCCTGAGGCTTTTCatgcaatatttttctgaatccGTTCTATTGGAAGCCAAGGTTTGAGTCTGAAGCTGCTTCCCTTACAGTCTCCCCATCGTCTTCCCCGTCCCGCTCCCCCAAATCGATCTAGGGCTGTGCTATGACTTTAACCTTTCCTGCCGAGTTAGTTACTGTAAGGTGTTCTGCTACCTGAATACATACCtttttactaaataaaatattggcATCTCCTCTGTTCAGTAGCCTGCTACAAATCTCGACCCAGACTGTTATTAAAAGCTGATTTTCTTCCTCCCGCTCTTTTCCCGAGAGAGAGAGACTTGAGTAGAGTCCCGCATCGTGGTGGTTGTGGAAGCGGTTTCAGTGCCGGGGAGGTGTTTGTGTTAGCGACGGCGAGTTGTTGGGGATTGTTCTGCACGGGCAGTCGCAGGTAGAGCCACCACCTCTGAGGCGCAAAAATACTCCCAAGACTCATCCAGGTGGGATGTTGCTTGAAAAATAGGAATCGttttactattaaaatataCCGAAATATTTCCTGTTGTTCTAGgagtgagatttttctttagaCCAACCCttttcacttctgcagcagcctgttgctgatgggctcgccttccttctccttccccactaCACCCGtaaagagaaatgcaaacactGACCTGCCTCGTCCCCAGGTACAGCTTTTGAGAGCAAACACCGAATACGCTGCGTAGGCGCCCGGCGCGGGGATCCGGACGTGGCCCTGTCGCTTCCCGAGGTGACGAAGGGGTGGATGGGGCAGGAGCCAGAGGCCGTAGGAGGTGTGCTCTCCTGGAAACTGGTGTTTCTGTTCCCGAGGGATCCTGGGCTCTTGCGATGAGGGTTCTGCTCCTTGAGGAAAGAGCAGGgtgttttcagatattttccTGAGCAATTGTCAGCACTGAAATCTCCCCTTCAGCAGAATATCGTTATTCTAACGGTTTCTGGCATGTCCCTTGCTAGCCAGAGGTGGACATTGGATAGATCCCAGGAGGGATAAACATGGAGGTGGTGTAAACCCTTCCACGAGGAAGCTTCCATCTCTGCcctgtcttgtcttttccagcAGAAGCTTTGAAGCTGTTAAATCGCAAGCCCAGTTTGTTACAGCCCAAAGTTAACATTTTATAAAGACGCTTGTGAATTTTCTTTAAGCTTATGATATGAGAGATGTCTCCGTGGGACTTGGCCGCTCCTGtagaaaccaaacagaaatgtttgctgGGGCTCACTGTGGAGAGAACTGGGAATTGCTGCTTGTATTTCATTAAACCACAGACTGATTATAAACGCTGCTGCTTATGTGCTACGGGTATGAAcgagaatttttttttttaattatttttcttttgtccgcaggaaaaataaaaaaaaaaagagagacctGGTCCCTCTGCCCCTTCTGCTGGTTTGATGCCGTGCGAGTGCGTGAGGCTTGTGTGGCCGTGGTCGGCGGCACGGGGTGGGTGCTCGTCCCAAAGGGAATTTGGGGAAGGGTCTCCAGGGGGTTCTGGGGTTACGACTGTGTCGGGCACAGCCTGGCTGCCCTTCTCCAACCAGAGCATCAAGCAgctctgagaaaacagaagagatacAAAATCCAAGAGCcagaaagatgctgaaataattattttaaaaaggaggaggagcCAAGGGGGTGGTTTAAGTCCCTGTCCAGGGATTTTTGACAACATGGGCGAGGGTGGGGGCTGTCCCATGGTCTGCTTTCCCTGCCTGGGAGGGAAACGTGGGGCTGCTCCAAAAGCTGGACCTAGGAGCTACTGGCCTTCAAAGTGCTGACCTAATAGTGTGCA
This region includes:
- the FAM222B gene encoding protein FAM222B isoform X2; translated protein: MRSAQYPTPAELDAYAKKVANNPLTIKIFPNSVKVPQRKHIRRTVNGLDTSGQRYSPYPSQATTKTGLLAIVKSPAKGIIKDFDGTRARLLPEAMMNPPSTPYVAPSTLTHPQALARQQALQHAQTLPHPQSIPQPQTLQHPQGIPQPQSLPHPQGIPQPQTLPHPQNMQQPQGLQHPQTMAHQTLQHPPNPLLQPGLHGSRKMPDADAPPNVTVSTSTIPLSMAATLQQNQPPDLSSIVHQINQFCQARAGISTTSVCEGQIANPSPISRNLLINASTRVSTHNVPTPMPSCVVNPVDHAAAAIPPASVNVPMVNINRVPPAYQNEIKSVAWNQHQLAHLQQMCGDAAGPAGLAGKHPQREIAGQSFPGKTSNYPQELCMGQSFSLKPPIEKPTPSPPVNGLQGPLPYTNGHYFQPIWNNILPTPNSDSSGSQDLAMPFHGGQPAGAPLDCAGGTHYRAGAGPSSQNNVMQTMDYLSGDFQQSCFRDQSMAVLGKVHRPPMNRAPEPTDSRNLHIQHPGYR
- the FAM222B gene encoding protein FAM222B isoform X1, with product MLACLPGPGDLSFQLLSYTQMNTGLQKWDTTQKMRSAQYPTPAELDAYAKKVANNPLTIKIFPNSVKVPQRKHIRRTVNGLDTSGQRYSPYPSQATTKTGLLAIVKSPAKGIIKDFDGTRARLLPEAMMNPPSTPYVAPSTLTHPQALARQQALQHAQTLPHPQSIPQPQTLQHPQGIPQPQSLPHPQGIPQPQTLPHPQNMQQPQGLQHPQTMAHQTLQHPPNPLLQPGLHGSRKMPDADAPPNVTVSTSTIPLSMAATLQQNQPPDLSSIVHQINQFCQARAGISTTSVCEGQIANPSPISRNLLINASTRVSTHNVPTPMPSCVVNPVDHAAAAIPPASVNVPMVNINRVPPAYQNEIKSVAWNQHQLAHLQQMCGDAAGPAGLAGKHPQREIAGQSFPGKTSNYPQELCMGQSFSLKPPIEKPTPSPPVNGLQGPLPYTNGHYFQPIWNNILPTPNSDSSGSQDLAMPFHGGQPAGAPLDCAGGTHYRAGAGPSSQNNVMQTMDYLSGDFQQSCFRDQSMAVLGKVHRPPMNRAPEPTDSRNLHIQHPGYR